Proteins co-encoded in one Oceanococcus atlanticus genomic window:
- a CDS encoding methyltransferase, with product MSFSLFLAFFAAAVVLSFERLTYIYVWRRPRAFASRCRRWRLAADPVAGLERLFYLFKVIQILVFAAWIFMFSAGQWPQLAAWPFLSGGIVLILVGQMLNLMTFWRLGRVGIFYGVRFGHEVAWCRQFPFSVFRNPQYLGTVLSIWGLFIAVRFEQPDWLLIPLLQTLYYALGAHFEKDSPRQPGAYVQAEVRATG from the coding sequence ATGTCTTTCAGTCTGTTTTTGGCGTTTTTTGCCGCCGCCGTGGTGCTCAGCTTTGAGCGTCTGACCTATATCTACGTTTGGCGCAGGCCGCGGGCGTTTGCTTCGCGCTGTCGGCGTTGGCGACTTGCCGCCGACCCTGTGGCCGGTCTGGAACGCTTGTTTTATCTGTTCAAGGTGATTCAGATACTGGTCTTTGCAGCCTGGATATTCATGTTTTCCGCGGGGCAATGGCCGCAGCTGGCGGCATGGCCGTTTTTGTCGGGTGGCATCGTGCTGATATTGGTTGGTCAGATGCTCAACCTGATGACATTCTGGCGTCTGGGGCGTGTCGGCATTTTTTACGGGGTGCGTTTCGGTCATGAGGTGGCGTGGTGCCGCCAGTTTCCATTCTCGGTATTTCGCAACCCGCAGTATCTGGGAACGGTGCTGAGCATTTGGGGACTGTTCATCGCAGTTCGCTTTGAGCAGCCCGACTGGCTGCTGATCCCGCTGCTGCAAACGCTGTATTACGCATTGGGCGCGCATTTCGAGAAAGACAGCCCCAGGCAACCCGGTGCTTATGTTCAGGCTGAGGTGCGCGCGACGGGTTAG
- a CDS encoding Mpo1-like protein, translating into MNFFEELQKQRWDDHRYYHHSRINQALHLVSACCFLTSYALLFINPVLAVMVGWMLAMVLRQIGHFFFEPKTYDDVNKATHEFKESVKVGYNLQRKVVLLSVWGAVPVVLALRPDFFGFFSPEETARGLLYNTSILWLIVGIGAVIFRTLHLFFLMGVQSGLVWACKILTDPFHDIKIYHKAPMHLLRGEMYDDMSDWYSPAVTKADA; encoded by the coding sequence ATGAATTTTTTTGAAGAACTGCAAAAGCAACGATGGGATGACCATCGCTACTACCACCACAGCCGGATCAACCAAGCGCTGCATCTGGTCAGCGCCTGCTGCTTTCTGACCAGCTACGCCTTGCTTTTCATCAATCCGGTGCTGGCGGTCATGGTGGGTTGGATGCTGGCCATGGTGCTGCGTCAGATCGGGCATTTTTTCTTTGAGCCCAAGACTTATGATGACGTCAACAAGGCCACGCATGAGTTCAAGGAAAGCGTGAAAGTGGGCTACAACCTGCAGCGCAAAGTGGTTTTGCTCAGCGTATGGGGAGCGGTTCCTGTGGTATTGGCTTTGCGCCCTGATTTTTTTGGTTTCTTCAGCCCGGAGGAAACCGCCCGGGGGCTGCTCTACAACACGTCGATTCTGTGGTTGATCGTTGGAATCGGTGCAGTGATTTTCCGCACCCTGCACCTGTTCTTTTTGATGGGTGTGCAGTCTGGCTTGGTCTGGGCTTGCAAAATCCTCACCGACCCCTTTCACGACATCAAGATTTACCACAAGGCGCCCATGCATCTGCTCCGTGGTGAGATGTACGACGACATGAGCGATTGGTACAGCCCCGCTGTGACAAAGGCCGACGCTTAG